Proteins from a single region of Theileria parva strain Muguga chromosome 1, complete sequence, whole genome shotgun sequence:
- a CDS encoding Inner membrane complex family protein has protein sequence MVFCGSNCCKDKLNQNVFISEYNVTGIPLMNFVNVNELNFINGNVIRDMQRAIILKPITREKIVEVLVEEIDEKIVYVPQVQVVDKYVEVVKPIVKYKIKEVKRPVTVEKIKKVPKIFEEEKTIEVPEIQYVEKFVDVPKVVQKERIIEIPLPVVRERRIPVLNVSKEEKFQEVDGLEYKLGSSSFNDSSSIGIESSLSSTLNLEHNDDVGGQTGLNSGKNSDSRYSNTLNSPIRDPNNSQNNTQNNTQNNTSQHSKNAQDNESEVGEYSDLEYYSSKMANYNSSENEDRREIMSEVSIPSMEIENDGNSLSLGFESDRHSITLYNCENKIEIETGDGVLDEYPDIGSLSVTEAPRSNLDEEKIQGEIRRAKFESRVKLNPDMEVKLIENISSQIIPGTIKALKRNRKHK, from the coding sequence ATGGTGTTTTGTGGTAGTAATTGTTGTAAGGATAAGTTGAACCAGAATGTATTTATTAGCGAGTACAATGTGACTGGAATCCCCCTTATGAACTTTGTCAACGTAAATGAGCTAAACTTTATTAACGGCAATGTGATACGGGATATGCAAAGAGCTATCATACTGAAGCCGATAACGAGGGAGAAGATCGTGGAGGTGCTGGTGGAGGAAATTGATGAGAAAATAGTATACGTTCCACAGGTCCAGGTAGTTGACAAATACGTAGAGGTAGTAAAACCCATCGTAAAATACAAGATTAAAGAGGTTAAGAGGCCAGTAACCGTTGAGAAGATCAAGAAGGTCCCGAAGATATTTGAGGAGGAAAAGACTATTGAAGTGCCTGAAATTCAGTACGTTGAAAAGTTTGTCGATGTGCCGAAAGTCGTTCAGAAGGAAAGGATTATTGAAATTCCACTCCCAGTTGTCAGGGAACGGAGAATTCCAGTCCTAAACGTGTCAAAAGAGGAGAAATTTCAGGAAGTTGACGGCCTTGAATATAAACTTGGGTCAAGTTCTTTCAATGACTCTTCGTCAATTGGTATTGAAAGCTCTCTAAGCTCAACTCTCAATTTGGAACACAATGATGACGTTGGTGGTCAAACTGGGCTTAACAGTGGTAAAAACAGTGACTCCAGATACTCTAACACTCTGAACAGTCCCATCAGGGACCCGAACAACAGTCAAAACAACACTCAAAACAACACCCAAAACAACACCTCACAACACTCTAAAAACGCTCAGGATAACGAGTCTGAAGTTGGGGAATATTCTGATTTGGAATATTACAGTTCAAAGATGGCAAATTACAACAGCAGTGAGAATGAGGATAGGAGGGAAATAATGAGTGAAGTATCGATCCCGAGTATGgaaattgaaaatgatGGAAACTCGCTGAGTCTGGGATTTGAAAGTGATCGACACTCAATAACACTTTACAATTGTGAAAATAAGATTGAAATTGAGACGGGAGACGGTGTTTTGGATGAGTATCCGGATATAGGAAGCCTTTCGGTAACTGAAGCACCGAGGTCAAATTTAGATGAGGAAAAAATACAAGGAGAAATTAGAAGAGCAAAGTTTGAGTCTAGAGTGAAGTTGAATCCAGATATGGAGGTGAAGTTGATTGAAAACATTTCCTCACAAATCATTCCAGGAACCATCAAAGCTCTCAAAAGAAACCGAAAACACAAGTAA
- the dopey2 gene encoding Protein dopey-2 protein → MGDNTPGSAHVSVNRAELKKLDTDTCNILAQFEKTREWADLTNCLIKLNRILTNSTIPHIPYKEIICKRLAQCLNHQLPTGVHIRALEVYGSILAKTTTESLSNDLALFSTGLFPFFSYSSHTVRPQFLEIIDKYFLPLGPKLLPCLIGLLICILPGLEDDKSDTYGMVYEMVEKISTCVPERYFMRSLWLIFKRASKIRLPTLYVISNKLAPVLLPSVTQLSEERLDSLLPDRNELVLNSLIAASQDDSMITLRELMNFMSKYFLLDSEIFKYHSKAALCRNFLRLLRKRDWSLTRRIYQWLFNTNDLNESVETIDLTYFNNHSKSVIITAVKDLLKMKVNTLEEVIMPLKIVVTLISDIEVSVIADQLMPVLCIPILKYICDKIDDPDWHSAIIQESKIIFNTTLTSPYVVFNSIIEQFNKLFLDNSYNSIQEWNDILDLSNIYLDEMKTLTMFETVLGGLFMLLENALYKLLKLDIKSQVLVISHILRYISAILGRIESFINGEYCFDTDLNYAQETKEMNHLIEVQKLCNDRIFKYLNHFYINSLTHFDNKNILTTSEVSVLDLLNNLAVRFVSIEHNMKTLPIIKSFSENFEFACDDAMTNHFSDLTLTENANSLVNKYIDNNYLKKKKTNNKSKVSTVKSKLTSGDQNNLTGSIKSNLSGTDKNNVSSSSGSKSPSDISSEGFRLDGWIMCLLKCSLSSDPMIFCRGIRTFIQVINLPRKAHLKRFFSVSIFHLRNIIMQLWNSLVDRFSSFHSEIVLLLLQLMYSVPETSEEAEDLMVKDLTSRDVDLKIGAILRFGVLIKYLHIHAPDQLFFSEAIGFILDAVEESNPKLHYYARAFLSESIYMLPNLLDPILLFLIKFNPTHSITTHTQPKDISNNFNSNNFNSKDNNSRDNNLKDFKSRDNNSNNFNSKDFKSRDNNLKDFKSKDIRSPNTQSGNSIKLNNTGTVCGSRFYRISSQTFDTETRNVMTEVVRRFRHLSSIIGREGQAILDIMQKRQVPIDLLKCVQGEDLFNTLSETLETVPQSPHPKSELGTNKSQIIDKNMNLDKSFIMEKSFIMEKSLSMEDSVSNYGGSFIKHFLKDTLKAKQFTINSQVLGESSARRDSVRTDPSSLQPKNTTLLDDLISLNSPKKLQTNGTADSFHTPINKIHTAHNFSKIKINKGKKRSTIPQGKSQTNVHHVGNEVFYTPSSSILTNTQTEPPNNVVSDTHPSDTVSSSMVANGTSDTVPSSVPETTPKSHGNTVHNTVANTVSSPVLSDSQIEYSVFPRLFDPSYTCYSDESIYNYLDLVVVITLKYICLNVDLSSLILTSTTDDLLFYQQIITRNTTNSITNNITNNITNNITNNITNNITNNIVNGTSGVCGNSNALSFDVSMDDSAMLLRCTAIDFMKLFLSCLQPTNLSIEVSCLISKYLLLILYHFHLKDQHIIQTQMIYLLKVVMDRCHQETTTMSKPVSHLIALAKSLSKLPLLKTPTNQNLDIQTPKSQSSVDFTNNPDHYQYNTNLTNSLHSGNFTNSLHSGNFTNSLHGGSFTVNVYNNSVGNWGNGMIDVSRMDEEQLNRYVSSDPLFENEYNRNLLQGVEVLPNFIKDFETSHTYLSPIYIINVANVRKTQLKRLTKLSEIDYFEKVLHICIGNAAKARCIHLLQSYIDFAIYNLKYLSGPETVKYASHFILELCTQLTTYKNCIGTTGMFYYIRALYFMFNHVTENYKTGASYSARESKSTGKNLGITDESGKPYFSMNKQKKKNLTDSAGFPHLDVTHLVQSCIQTLIWANNHNFIKVDSIKHDSPKPNSPKHDSPKPNSHKADSNKPVDTSNMDSPRADTANKINTLNTEKIINSEKFPNSEKMLNTEKLNSEKMLNTEKLNSEKMNEVNGEVNREYGGMSDELNLAQRVSLENVTNQVIRLFKLLYLKLPYHFIKACIQLWDESNLVIPDFNLSDLCTSILVTDHYNRNETKNCILLVLSHIPQLNSRLLLSYTLDMLESFCRSSEFKNASGYLILNTNVRESSLSEFIYAITTSKMIPQADVDSTFAELQRWVGLVLHYPKQPTVFLWLFQTLLKYEKITVYNYSKVLVNNCKRLFNDLIMVVIYQACGLYAQKICHWLPQTSYDTLLPVPLQVQLINSNYYFSNRILHSVVSFNSTSPPSRVHRAHLNTVNPLNSDITLQSNNTTVESVHIVDSGHIGDSVHIVDGVHIVENGHIVDSSVENLVETSSSNTIHTVDNVQTNPPVHNVDNTVENVDKPVDTVDKAVDVENTEDMGRYVMDIKSLVCNETSSLLTSRAPSVSETDPPSPPALPDNTEVVCENALAFLIFFSYEILHLNRRTPITNIVFQSLHKSLGSHILPLMLERQTLQQRYFTLVLLRYLPYSLYEVPLSTIKKSMLEYINSQEFFRIDRNCLNVLVEIFRQVVEEDCKGSTDMMTKLDFYTNPPHMNVFSNKSSSLISRFKYLKRLAFVLYASEHDTFSSNISNIIERLAETTRTFKNDTLRAKCLFVMRVLLAKTSQDNLTVLWPVLLSELIKIFRNTTEQLYSYGDADSDDIPISDINSDLDIDHLVTDQTNLLNHQTNILNHQTNLLNDQTDVTSEPNRISNRISNGNSSRTSGRIGGSKISNKLSERSGKLSERSSKLSERSSKLSGRSSKLSERSSKISNRMGDTSSKLSERSSKMGDTSSKMGDRSGRMSERSSKLSERSSKLSERSGRMGERIENLECPAHNKNALLIEAVKIVDIACSLRLNEFLVYQWMFIDDLTSHSPQQDCVVNDFKPFLMMVEQTCPEKVRAQLKNLIWRSNEQYQFFGGKPVKSHNWEDKNTRELLNKSIENELIEDESQLTPIKPINLHQIYKTLKRFQ, encoded by the exons ATGGGTGATAACACTCCCGGATCCGCCCACGTATCAGTGAACAGAGCTGAGTTAAAGAAGCTTGATACTGATACCTGTAACATTCTTGCGCAATTTGAAAAGACCAGAGAATGGGCCGACTTGACCAACTGTTTAATCAAGTTAAATCGTATTTTAACAAACTCCACAATACCACACATTCCATACAAGGAAATCATCTGTAAACGCTTAGCTCAATGTTTAAATCATCAGTTACCAACTGGTGTCCACATCAGAGCATTGGAAGTTTACGGCTCAATTCTAGCCAAAACTACCACAGAGAGTTTATCCAATGATTTGGCACTCTTTAGTACCGGGCTCTTCCCCTTCTTTTCCTACAGCTCTCACACAGTCAGGCCACAATTCCTGGAAATcattgataaatatttcttACCTCTAGGGCCTAAATTATTACCATGTCTTATTggtttattaatttgtatattacCAGGGCTAGAAGATGATAAATCTGACACCTACGGGATGGTGTATGAGATGGTTGAAAAGATCAGCACCTGTGTACCAGAACGTTATTTTATGAGATCCCTATGGctaatatttaaaagagCGTCAAAGATAAGATTACCAACTTTATACGtaatttcaaataaattGGCACCAGTGCTTTTACCCAGTGTGACTCAATTGAGTGAGGAGAGGTTGGATTCATTACTTCCTGATAGGAATGAGTTGGTGTTAAACAGTTTAATCGCAGCATCGCAAGATGATTCGATGATAACTTTGAGAGAATTGATGAACTTTATGTCGAAATATTTTCTACTAGATTCGGAGATTTTCAAGTATCACAGTAAGGCGGCACTTTGCAGGAATTTTTTAAGATTACTGAGAAAAAGAGATTGGTCACTCACCAGACGTATTTACCAGTGgttatttaacactaatgACCTGAACGAGTCTGTGGAAACTATTGATTTAACGTATTTCAACAACCATTCCAAGAGTGTGATAATTACCGCAGTAAAAGACCTGTTGAAGATGAAAGTTAACACACTAGAGGAAGTAATTATGCCCTTGAAAATTGTTGTAACTTTAATCTCAGATATTGAGGTCTCAGTTATCGCTGACCAGCTGATGCCAGTGCTGTGTATTCCCATCCTGAAATACATTtgtgataaaattgatgaCCCAGACTGGCATTCCGCAATTATCCAAGAAAGTAAAATCATCTTTAATACCACTCTGACATCGCCTTACGTAGTTTTCAACTCGATAATTGAACaattcaataaattattccTGGATAATTCGTATAATTCCATACAGGAGTGGAATGACATTTTGGATTTGAGTAATATTTATCTCGATGAGATGAAGACTTTGACAATGTTTGAGACGGTTTTGGGCGGTCTCTTCATGCTCCTGGAGAATGCGCTGTATAAATTACTTAAACTGGACATAAAGTCGCAGGTGTTGGTGATTTCCCACATTCTCAGGTACATCTCAGCGATTCTGGGCCGTATAGAAAGTTTTATTAATGGCGAATACTGTTTTGATACGGATTTGAATTATGCTCAGGAGACTAAGGAAATGAATCATCTGATCGAGGTGCAGAAACTCTGCAATGACCGGATCTTCAagtatttaaatcatttctATATTAATTCACTCACACACTTTGacaataaaaatatccTAACAACCTCCGAAGTTTCAGTGCTggatttgttaaataatttagcCGTGAGATTCGTGTCAATTGAACATAACATGAAGACTCTGCCCATCATCAAGTCATTCTCCGAGAATTTCGAGTTTGCCTGCGACGACGCCATGACGAACCACTTCAGCGATTTGACACTCACCGAAAACGCAAATTCACTAGTCAACAAATATATCGACAACAATTATCTCAAAAAGAAAAAAACCAACAATAAATCTAAGGTTTCTACCGTAAAAAGTAAACTCACCAGTGGTGACCAAAATAATCTAACCGGTAGTATAAAGAGTAATCTAAGTGGTACTGacaaaaataatgtaaGTAGTAGTAGTGGGAGTAAGAGTCCATCAGACATTAGTTCTGAGGGGTTTAGATTGGATGGTTGGATAATGTGTTTGTTGAAATGTTCATTATCGTCAGACCCGATGATATTTTGCAGAGGCATTCGGACATTTATTCAGGTGATTAATTTACCCAGGAAAGCTCATCTGAAGCGCTTTTTCTCAGTCTCGATCTTCCATCTCCGGAACATAATCATGCAACTTTGGAACAGTTTAGTTGACAGATTCTCCTCATTTCATTCTGAAATCGTGTTGTTACTGCTACAGTTAATGTACTCAGTACCAGAGACCTCCGAGGAGGCTGAAGATCTTATGGTTAAAGATCTCACAAGCAGAGATgttgatttaaaaatcGGTGCGATTTTACGATTCGGAGTCTTGATCAAGTATTTACACATCCATGCACCTGATCAGTTGTTCTTTTCTGAAGCTATTGGGTTCATACTGGATGCCGTAGAAGAGTCTAATCCTAAACTGCATTACTACGCTAGAGCTTTTTTATCCGAGTCTATTTACATGCTACCAAATCTCCTCGATCCCATTCTCCTGTTTCTCATCAAATTCAATCCCACACACTCCATCACCACCCATACACAACCCAAAGATATTtccaacaattttaactccaacaattttaactcCAAAGATAACAATTCTAGAGATAATAACTTGAAGGATTTCAAGTCTAGAGATAATAATtccaacaattttaactctAAAGACTTCAAGTCTagagataataatttgaaggATTTCAAGTCTAAGGATATTAGATCTCCGAATACTCAGTCCGGCAATAGCATTAAGTTGAATAATACTGGTACGGTGTGTGGTAGTAGATTTTATAGGATATCTAGTCAGACATTTGATACTGAGACGAGGAATGTGATGACTGAGGTTGTGAGGCGGTTTAGACATTTATCATCGATAATCGGTAGAGAGGGTCAGGCTATATTAGATATAATGCAGAAACGTCAGGTGCCAATAGATTTACTAAAGTGTGTACAGGGCGAGGATTTGTTTAATACGTTGTCGGAAACACTTGAAACTGTTCCTCAAAGTCCACACCCTAAATCAGAATTAGGAACCAACAAGAGTCAAATTATCGACAAGAATATGAATCTGGACAAGAGTTTTATTATGGAAAAGAGTTTTATTATGGAAAAGAGTTTGAGTATGGAGGACTCTGTGTCAAATTATGGAGGAAGTTttataaaacattttttaaaagacACTTTAAAGGCTAAACAGTTTACAATTAATAGCCAAGTGTTGGGAGAATCAAGTGCTCGTAGAGACTCTGTTCGCACAGATCCCAGCTCATTGCAACCTAAAAATACTACACTGCTTGATGATTTAATTAGTCTAAACTCACCTAAAAAGTTACAAACTAATGGAACCGCAGACTCGTTTCACACACCAATCAATAAAATCCACACAGCTCACAACTTTAGtaagattaaaattaacaagGGGAAGAAAAGATCAACCATACCACAAGGGAAATCACAAACCAATGTACACCACGTTGGCAATGAAGTTTTCTACACTCCCTCAAGCTCCATTCTCACAAACACACAAACAGAACCCCCAAATAATGTAGTAAGTGATACACATCCCAGTGATACAGTTTCCAGTAGTATGGTGGCTAATGGTACATCTGATACAGTGCCTAGTTCTGTACCAGAAACAACACCTAAATCACATGGTAACACAGTACATAACACAGTGGCTAATACGGTATCCAGTCCTGTATTATCTGATTCACAGATTGAGTACTCTGTATTTCCGAGATTATTTGACCCGTCGTATACTTGTTATTCTGACGAGTcgatttataattatttggaCCTGGTAGTAGTGATAACACTAAAGTACATTTGTCTCAATGTTGATCTCAGCTCACTCATTCTAACCTCCACCACCGATGATCTCCTCTTCTACCAACAAATTATCACACGTAACACTACCAATAGTATTACCAATAATATTACCAATAATATTACCAATAATATTACCAATAATATTACCAATAATATTAccaataatattgttaatgGTACTAGTGGCGTATGTGGAAACTCAAATGCTCTTAGTTTTGATGTATCAATGGATGATTCTGCGATGTTGCTGAGATGTACAGCGATAGATTTTAtgaagttatttttatcatgtCTGCAGCCGACgaatttatcaattgaGGTCTCATGTCTAATATCAAAGTATTTACTACTGATTTTATACCACTTTCACCTGAAGGATCAACATATAATCCAGACACAGATgatatatttgttaaaagtAGTAATGGACAGGTGTCATCAGGAGACTACTACAATGAGTAAACCCGTCAGTCACCTCATTGCGCTGGCAAAGTCATTATCCAAATTACCGCTTCTCAAAACTCCAACTAACCAGAATCTTGATATACAAACGCCTAAATCACAGTCTAGCGTTGATTTCACCAATAATCCTGATCACTACCAATACAACACCAATCTCACAAATAGTTTACACAGTGGTAATTTCACTAATAGTTTACACAGTGGGAATTTTACCAATAGTTTACACGGTGGGAGTTTCACTGTTAACGTGTACAATAATAGTGTTGGGAATTGGGGTAATGGAATGATTGACGTGAGTAGGATGGACGAGGAGCAACTGAATAGATATGTATCGAGCGACCCCTTGTTTGAGAATGAATATAACCGGAATTTACTTCAGGGAGTGGAAGTGTTACCGAATTTCATCAAGGATTTTGAAACTTCGCACACTTATTTGTCTCCAATCTACATCATTAACGTGGCCAACGTCAGGAAGACACAGCTGAAAAGATTAACTAAACTCTCTGAAATTGATTACTTTGAAAAGGTGCTTCACATTTGTATCGGTAACGCTGCCAAGGCAAGGTGTATCCACCTGCTACAATCTTACATTGATTTTGCCATTTATAACCTCAAGTATTTGTCTGGACCTGAGACTGTAAAATATGCGTCACACTTTATACTTGAACTTTGTACCCAGTTGACCACTTATAAAAATTGCATAGGAACTACTGGCATGTTTTACTATATCAGGGCGTTATATTTCATGTTTAACCATGTGACGGAGAATTATAAAACTGGTGCTTCGTATAGTGCCAGGGAATCGAAGTCTACAGGGAAAAACCTGGGAATCACAGACGAATCTGGAAAACCATACTTTTCTATGAATAAACAAAAGAAGAAGAATCTTACAGACTCCGCTGGGTTTCCACACCTCGATGTTACTCATCTGGTGCAGTCTTGCATACAAACACTCATCTGGGCAAACAATCACAATTTCATCAAAGTTGATTCCATCAAACATGATTCACCCAAACCTAATTCACCCAAACATGATTCACCCAAACCTAACTCACACAAAGCGGATTCTAACAAACCAGTTGACACCTCCAACATGGATTCACCCAGAGCTGACACCGCCAACAAGATAAACACCCTAAATACtgagaaaataataaatagtgAGAAGTTTCCAAATAGTGagaaaatgttaaatactGAGAAATTGAATAGTGagaaaatgttaaatactGAGAAATTGAATAGTGAGAAAATGAATGAGGTGAATGGTGAGGTGAATAGAGAGTATGGAGGAATGAGTGACGAGTTGAATTTGGCGCAGCGGGTATCATTGGAGAATGTGACAAATCAGGTGATTAGATTATTTaagttattatatttaaagttGCCGTATCACTTTATAAAGGCGTGTATACAGCTTTGGGACGAGTCGAACTTAGTGATTCCGGACTTTAACCTCAGTGATCTCTGTACGTCAATTTTAGTCACAGACCACTATAACCGAAATGAGACTAAAAATTGTATTCTCCTGGTCCTAAGTCATATACCACAGCTTAATTCCCGATTACTGTTATCGTACACGCTGGACATGCTGGAGTCGTTTTGCAGGTCCTCAGAGTTTAAAAATGCCTCCGGgtacttaattttaaacacaaACGTCAGAGAAAGTTCATTATCGGAATTTATCTACGCTATAACCACCTCGAAAATGATACCACAGGCTGACGTAGACTCGACATTTGCAGAGTTACAACGCTGGGTAGGATTAGTGTTACATTACCCGAAACAGCCCACAGTGTTCCTATGGCTATTTCAAACCCTGCTAAAGTATGAGAAAATCACCGTGTACAACTATTCTAAGGTGCTggtaaataactgtaaaCGGCTTTTCAATGACCTGATTATGGTAGTGATTTATCAAGCGTGTGGGTTATACGCTCAGAAGATATGTCACTGGCTACCTCAGACAAGCTATGACACGCTTTTACCCGTGCCACTTCAAGTCCAACTCATTAACTCGAATTATTACTTTTCAAATAGAATTTTACACTCTGTTGTTAGTTTTAATTCCACCTCACCGCCGTCAAGGGTACACAGAGCACATCTAAATACTGTGAATCCGTTAAACTCCGATATTACTCTACAGTCCAATAATACCACTGTAGAAAGTGTACATATTGTCGACAGCGGTCACATTGGCGATAGTGTACATATTGTCGACGGTGTACACATTGTCGAGAATGGTCACATTGTCGACAGCAGTGTTGAGAATCTAGTCGAAACCAGCAGTAGCAACACTATTCACACTGTAGACAATGTACAAACTAATCCTCCAGTACACAATGTGGATAACACTGTAGAAAATGTGGACAAACCAGTAGACACAGTGGACAAAGCGGTAGACGTGGAGAATACGGAAGATATGGGAAGATATGTGATGGATATAAAGAGTTTGGTTTGTAATGAGACGAGTAGTTTATTGACGAGTAGAGCGCCAAGTGTGTCGGAAACTGACCCGCCGTCACCTCCTGCGCTCCCAGATAACACTGAGGTTGTGTGTGAAAATGCTCTGgcatttttaatattcttcAGTTATGAGATTTTGCACCTGAACAGAAGAACTCCAATCACCAACATCGTGTTCCAGTCCCTGCACAAGAGCCTGGGatcacacattttaccACTAATGCTGGAACGTCAGACGTTACAGCAGCGGTATTTTACCCTTGTACTACTAAGGTATTTACCCTACAGTCTCTATGAAGTGCCCCTGAGTACTATTAAGAAGAGCATGCTGGAATATATTAACTCGCAGGAGTTCTTCAGAATTGATCGTAACTGTCTTAATGTGCTGGTGGAGATATTTAGACAAGTGGTGGAAGAGGATTGTAAAGGCTCCACTGACATGATGACCAAGTTGGATTTCTACACTAACCCACCACACATGAATGTTTTCTCCAATAAATCCTCCAGCCTCATTAGCAGGTTCAAATACCTCAAACGTCTGGCATTCGTACTCTACGCCTCGGAACACGACACCTTTTCCTCGAATATTTCTAATATTATCGAGAGACTAGCAGAGACCACGAGGACTTTCAAGAATGACACCCTCAGGGCCAAGTGCTTATTCGTCATGAGAGTTTTACTCGCGAAGACTTCCCAGGATAATCTCACAGTGCTGTGGCCCGTCCTGTTATCAGAactcattaaaatattcagaAACACCACCGAACAGTTGTATAGCTATGGTGACGCAGACAGCGACGACATCCCCATCAGCGATATCAACAGTGATCTAGACATTGATCATCTCGTTACTGATCAAACAAACTTACTCAATCATCAAACAAACATTCTCAATCATCAAACAAACTTACTCAATGATCAAACTGATGTAACAAGTGAACCTAATAGAATTAGTAATAGAATTAGTAATGGGAATAGTAGCAGAACAAGTGGTAGAATAGGAGGTAGTAAAATAAGCAATAAACTAAGTGAGAGAAGTGGTAAATTGAGTGAGAGAAGTAGTAAATTGAGTGAGAGAAGTAGTAAACTAAGTGGCAGAAGTAGTAAATTGAGTGAACGTagtagtaaaataagtaatagAATGGGCGACACAAGTAGTAAATTAAGTGAAAGAAGTAGTAAAATGGGTGACACAAGTAGTAAAATGGGTGACAGAAGTGGAAGAATGAGTGAACGTAGTAGTAAATTGAGTGAGAGAAGTAGTAAATTGAGTGAGAGAAGTGGGAGAATGGGTGAGAGGATAGAGAATTTGGAGTGTCCGGCGCATAATAAAAACGCGCTTTTAATTGAAGCGGTTAAAATCGTCGATATCGCCTGCAGCCTCAGACTCAACGAATTCCTCGTATACCAATGGATGTTCATCGATGATCTCACATCACACTCTCCACAAC aggATTGTGTTGTGAATGATTTTAAGCCGTTTTTGATGATGGTGGAGCAGACGTGTCCGGAGAAGGTGCGGGCTCAGTTgaagaatttaatttggAGATCAAACGAGCAATATCAATTTTTTGGAGGAAAACCTGTCAAGTCACACAACTGGGAAGATAAAAACACAAGAGAACTACTCAATAAATCCATCGAAAATGAACTCATCGAAGACGAATCCCAACTCACACCCATCAAACCCATCAACCTACACCAAATCTATAAAACACTCAAACGATTCCAATAA